The following coding sequences lie in one Porphyromonas asaccharolytica DSM 20707 genomic window:
- a CDS encoding leucine-rich repeat domain-containing protein → MKHYYLLALIGVLLLPLSISAQTIVDGVLSGCMGLSGRYVVPDEVTKIDNFAFFSSSVTEVVIGKNVQEISNAAFQNCMNLERITFAAGSKLERIGDDVFSDCPKLVEIALPEGLQQMGVRTFWLNESLKQVTLPTTLDTLPKYCFQGCTALRKMSLPEGMKVIAENAFSGCENLMQVKLPSTLDSIATKAFYKNLGLFSLSIPEGVRSIADSAFMRCENLETVTLPASLERVGAKLFRRCSELTTISVSSGSKHFISRDGILYSADLKTLYEAPAKLKSEDYKIPAETETIYHYAFYECPEVQGITIPQTIKRIGIAALVNNGMRQFTFPGNDKYWLEEGSLYYKATTSAGEQIVFMAHPSEAEGEAIVAYGTSYVSDYALAGCHKISSLRLPSTLLGMGAFVLNGCKELKDISSYAIEPPVLTEESLMGLALPSVQLHVYPEAMQKYMNAPYWQLILHGDDLTGEEPRAIASPEQQTTELIWSYQPDGMLHLESQSAAAIQVALYSTDGIHMATLELAPHATAQLALPTAGIYLLRSTSAHSTRTERIIR, encoded by the coding sequence ATGAAACATTACTACCTGCTCGCACTCATTGGCGTGCTACTCTTACCCCTTTCTATCTCAGCTCAGACCATCGTGGATGGTGTCTTATCTGGCTGTATGGGTCTCTCGGGACGATATGTCGTACCTGACGAAGTGACCAAGATCGACAACTTCGCATTCTTCTCCTCGTCTGTTACCGAGGTGGTAATCGGCAAGAATGTTCAGGAGATCAGCAACGCAGCTTTTCAAAACTGTATGAACCTCGAGCGCATCACCTTTGCCGCAGGCTCCAAGCTAGAGCGCATCGGAGACGATGTTTTTAGCGACTGCCCTAAGTTGGTCGAAATAGCACTTCCCGAGGGACTTCAGCAAATGGGCGTACGTACCTTCTGGCTCAATGAGTCGCTCAAGCAGGTTACACTCCCTACGACCCTCGACACGCTACCCAAGTATTGCTTCCAAGGCTGTACAGCACTGCGCAAGATGAGCCTGCCCGAAGGCATGAAGGTCATCGCCGAGAACGCATTCTCAGGCTGCGAGAACCTGATGCAAGTGAAGCTGCCTAGCACCCTCGACTCCATCGCGACAAAAGCATTCTATAAGAACCTTGGACTATTCTCTCTATCGATCCCCGAGGGGGTACGCTCGATCGCTGATAGTGCTTTCATGCGTTGCGAAAACCTCGAGACCGTCACCCTGCCAGCCAGCCTAGAGCGTGTCGGTGCTAAGCTCTTCCGCCGCTGTTCTGAGCTCACAACTATCTCCGTATCCTCTGGAAGCAAGCACTTTATCTCTCGTGATGGCATACTCTACTCAGCCGATCTGAAGACACTCTATGAGGCTCCCGCCAAGCTCAAGAGCGAGGACTACAAGATACCAGCAGAGACAGAGACCATCTACCACTACGCCTTCTACGAGTGTCCCGAGGTTCAAGGTATCACCATACCACAGACGATCAAGCGCATCGGCATCGCAGCTCTTGTGAACAATGGGATGCGTCAGTTTACCTTCCCTGGCAATGATAAGTATTGGCTCGAAGAGGGTTCGCTCTACTACAAAGCAACCACCAGCGCTGGCGAGCAGATTGTCTTTATGGCACACCCCTCAGAGGCTGAGGGCGAGGCAATCGTCGCCTACGGCACTAGCTACGTGTCAGACTACGCACTCGCAGGGTGTCACAAGATTAGCTCACTACGTCTGCCCTCGACGCTCCTCGGTATGGGCGCCTTCGTGCTCAATGGATGCAAGGAGCTCAAGGATATCTCTAGCTACGCCATAGAGCCACCCGTCCTCACAGAGGAGTCTCTCATGGGTCTCGCTCTCCCCTCCGTGCAACTACACGTCTACCCAGAGGCTATGCAGAAGTATATGAATGCTCCCTACTGGCAGCTCATCCTACATGGTGACGACCTCACGGGAGAGGAGCCTAGAGCTATTGCATCGCCTGAGCAGCAGACCACAGAGCTCATCTGGAGCTATCAGCCCGATGGCATGCTACATCTCGAGAGCCAGAGCGCGGCAGCTATACAGGTAGCTCTCTACAGCACAGATGGCATACACATGGCCACGCTAGAGCTAGCACCACACGCTACCGCACAGCTCGCCCTCCCCACAGCTGGTATCTACCTACTCCGTAGCACCTCAGCTCACAGCACCCGCACTGAGCGTATCATACGCTAA